A window of Canis lupus familiaris isolate Mischka breed German Shepherd chromosome 12, alternate assembly UU_Cfam_GSD_1.0, whole genome shotgun sequence genomic DNA:
GCGCCGCTTTTCCTTAGCAGCCAGTTCCCAGGGAGCGAGTCCCTCCACCCTGTCCCCCAACCGGCCGAGACAGCTTGGCACAGTGGAAGGCACGGGGCAGGGGAGCCGGTGGGCTGGGCCCAGTCGAGTCTATTCCTTCTGGGTAAAGCATGTGGTCCTGGTGTCACTTTGCTCACCCTTCAGTGAAGCCAGTGTCCCCCAGGGGAGCAGGGACGCTGTGCCTGCCCGAGTGCTCGGCCCCCTCGGCCTCCCCGGTACCGCAGTCCGTCACCCATCAGGATGGGCTGTGGTGTGGCCGGGGCTCCTGGGCACGGCCTGCGTGGGCAGCACCAATGCCTGGTGGGACTGGGGCTGATGTGCAGCCTGTTGTATTGAGCCGAGCTCACTGCCTCCCCGCCAGGGAGCCCCCCAGCCGCAGCCTTGTGCTCTGGGGGCAGTGGAGGCCTTGAGGGCCGCGGGGCCCGGCTCCAGGTCAGGACTGAATGGCCAATGGGCGACACTGGGTAGTCTGGCCCTCGGTGGCAGGAGGCGTCCCCAGCCCCTGGAGCTCCTGGGTCACACCCCAGCCAGCACCCGACTGGTGTCTCAGCTCCACCTGGAGCTCCATGTTGGTGGCCACGGAGGGAGCGACAcgggaggggaagagaagcaggggTGTGAGTGGGGCAATCACATGCCTCCTGCTCCTGGGTGCCCGAGCAGCTGCCTCTGCGGGTCCCAGCCCAGGAGGTCCGAGGACGTACAGGCCGGTGCACCTCGGGCCGCAGCTGTGGCCACCAGGTGCTGAGTGGCCTCACGTGCCCCGGGGACGCCCGGCTCCTCACACCGACAGAGCCCTTCTCACCTTGCACAGGAAGGGAAAACCGTCTAAGAGGTCCTGCCAGTAATTTCAGCTGCGAAGGAGGATAACCCGGAGCGTGATGCCAACCAAAGTATTTTTAGCGGAGGGAAAGGGCACCCAAACCCGCCCAGCCACCCTGTGAGTGCACAGAAGGAGAACTTTGGACTTGGTTTCTTAAACGTTAATGATTTGCTATGAAGACGTGAAGGGCGTTGAGTGATATGTAAAGGGTTGGACATCTGGCCCCTGCATAGGGTTTTCCCCTGATTTGCCTGCGACACCTTTGTTCCAGAAACCCATTCTGCTGTTAGGTCATCCATCTGTCGTTCATTCATTCCCAGACGTTCATGGCGTGCCTGCGGGATGCTGGGTATTGTGCTCCGTGGACACTGGGGAGCAAGGCAGCGGTGTCCCCAACCTCCCGTGTGGCCtgcaggggcaggaagggaggacTTGAAATGAGGCGCTTACATGCAGGCAATAATCACGACCGATCGAAGCCCAGACCTCTGGTTCTCTCTGATTCCTCTTTGTACACGGGCACCCCAGAGCCTCTATGACGTTGGGGTCCCCCCGAGGCAGAGTGGTTGGCCCTGACCCTGGTAAACGGGAGTGAGGtagtggaaggaaggaatgggCGGGCTGGATTCCACGGGGACCCCGGAAGCCCCGAGAACACGGCCCCATGCGATCCCAGGGACAGGAGACTTCCTTGGCGCCCACCCACCGGCTCCTGGGTGAGGCTTGCCGCCCGAGACACGGGGACGACTCGGGGACTCCACGGGCTTCGGGGGAAGTGAATGGCACTCGCGTTTGGGGTGGGACGACGCCGTTGAGCGCAGCGGTGGCTGGGATCACCCGGAGCCAGAGGGATGCGACACGGGTCATCAGGTGTCTGCCCGGGGCGGCGGATCCAGGGGTGGCATCTGCCCCCAGGCAGGGCTCCGGATTAACGCTGTCTCAGGGCCAAACAGCGTAAATAAATCCCTCTTCTCCGCAAGATCCTGGGGTGCGTCCTGTGCGCCCAAGTCTTTCCAAGATAAGCACACCATGTCCTTACGTGACGTGATGcctgcctgccttttttttttttttttaattcttctcatcCCCCCGGTTCTCCCATTAAACTGAAGGTGGCCCAACCGCACAGATGTGGAAAGGTGCCACTGCGCGGGTGACATCCTGGAGCTGCCGTGCTGGGCTGAGAGTTCTGAAATTCAGTGACGCTGATGACATAAACTGGCTTTTTCATCGTGCGCTTTAGATCTGGGGCGTGGTCTCCTTTGACAGAAATTTCTCTCCCTTAGATCCTTATGTAACAGGCATCACATTGTAAGTTCCTGTAGCTTGACCCTTCTTTAAAGGCAGGAGTAGCCTGGAACAGACCCATTCGCAGTTAACGTCGAGGCCCCTTTACAACCAAACCAAAATCTAGCGTCTCTTCGGCCAGTTTCTGTGTCACGTACATGAGGTGCTGATTCAAATCTTGCTCTTCcaacgcctgggggctcagtggttgcacgtccgcctttggcccagggtgtgatcctggagtcctgggatcgagtcccgcatcgggctccctgcatggaccctgcttctccctctgcctgggtctctgcctctctccctgggtctctcctgtataaataaataaagtcttaaaaataataataaaataaaattttgtcctttcttttaggaaaatattacttttatgaTAACTACTTTGACCTGCCAGGAGCTCTGCTGTGTGCCAGAGTGGTGGACTCTCTGACAAAGGTGAGCAGGGACTCGTTTCTCAGGAATTATGACCGGTGTTCAGTCATATGTCGGAGGACTTACTCATGGATGTCTTTTGAGTTGGGATTgaactcagtttcctctttgtgATACTAGAAGTGACTGAGGAAGAAACACGTGGAGAATTTGGTCACGTGTTTTGGGAAAATTAAATAGCCGGGACCGTTTCCCCAGGAAAGATGATAAACCTCTTTCCCAGCAGAGGGTGCACGtgtctaaaaagaaaatacagacctCACAGCTGGAAAGGGTATTTTCTTGGTTTCAttagcagattaaaaaaaaaaaatgatcgaGAGACTTCCACCTGTTCTTACGCATTCTGCAtaaggcaaaattttaaaaaatgagatgaagTTTTTAAATTCATCATTTTGACCAGTTCGACGCGTGTAGACGTTCCGTTTATAGAATTTGCGTGTCCTTAGGTCTGAAGACCTGGGAACAGACACCAGTTTTATGTCAGAATTATTCTTCTGTTTTGCACGTCATTTAAAATCCTAAggatcaaaaataataataataataaaatataaaataataaaataaaataaaataaaatcctaacgATCGTGTCCGTAATAGAACACGCATGATCGATTACTCTTGAACCAGAATTAGTCGTGTGTTCGTGGAAGTCTCCACGGAGCTGTAATTTTCGTACGTTTGTAGAAGTCGTTATTAACGTGAGATGGAGACGGTTTTTCATCCATAGCGACTTCAGGCGAGCGTATTAGTCTTCAAATAACTCAGCGCTGGTACAGGTACACGTACCTGGTAGTCTGTTTAGGTAGGACGCTGGTTAGCGATTACGTTTCCAAGGAAGCAAGGCACTGTGGGGTTACGTGTTTCAACGTAATACTTGTTTGCACCCCGGtttaaagaaatctaaataaaaacgGTTAATGTTTTGGATTTGGAACCTCCATCATCTCTTCTAGAGagatttgctgttcttttttattgaaatcaGGTGAATGCGCTGAATTCTAAAGAGCCAGCTTTTGGGGCTTCAGGGCTTATGGCTTCGTAGCCCCACAGATGCCGTAGTACAGGAGGTGGCACATTCTGAGATCTCAAAAGCTGTGACACTGTAGACTCAGTCCTGTgtttaatatatatgattttgaCTTTATAGTAAgcagaaatttctattttatttgggtTAAATGAGCTGTATTACCATTTAGTtatatgcgtgtgtgtatatacgtATAGCAgtgattttcttaaagatttctctttttaaagtcgCATTCAAGCACTGAGTTTTTTCATCTGTTATCTTTTCTACAATGTGAGTCCCGATTTTAGATTACAGTAATATTGCAGTTGCTTGCTGTGTTTTTAGCTGTGCTCAAAAGCAGAAGCATTATATGTGTTAacatttgggattttctttttttttttttttttttagcagaacaATGGTCAGAAAACATTTGACTTTTGGAAGGATATAGTTGCTGGTATACAACACAATTATAAAATGTCGGCTTTTAAGGGTGAGTCCTATGAGGGGGACCTTCTCATGTTCGTTAAACGCCGTGCGCTTGTGAGTTACTTGGAAGTTGCCTGTTTTGTCATGTTCCTCGACTGGGACTTGGTTTTATCAAAATTTTGCTACGAGGTTGGCACTGCTTACGTTTTAAGGGGCTCTTTTATTCGCGTCGGCCTCGTGGCCACAATGGCCAGCGCTGTGGGCTGTGCTGTTTTACGTGCCTGCCGCCGGGGGGTGGCGGGTGCCCCGGAGCTGAGGTCCCCGTCTGCCGCGGCCGGCCTGGGAGTGGGGCTTGCTCACACCTGGAAGTGTTGGTACAGCAGCTGGAGACGGAGGGGGAGTGAGAGAAGCGGGCTGGGGACTCCGAAGGGACAGGGGTCGGGCCAGGCTGCACGCCGGGTGTCCCAGCTGCGGTGCGGGCTTGCTGGGGCCCCTCGGAGGCTACGTCTGAGGAGTAGGGGGATGGGGCGCCTCCATCGGGGGTACCCCGGGCGCCCGAACCAGGCTGCAGCCGTCCAGCCCGTGGACCGAGGGGTGCCGAGAGCGGCGTTTCTCAGCTTTTGATTTGACATCAACCCGCTTGCTTCCCTTTAACGTAATTCAtcaaaataatcctaaatattaTGACTAAAAACACGTCAAGGCAATAAATAGTAACTGcagaatattttttcaagttaccTATTTCTCTGCTGCCCGCTTCTGTCCTTCCCTGAAGAGATCACTGCTTTGGGGACATGGCGGGACTTTTCTGTCCCCGGTCGCCGGCTCTGGACCGGGGCTGGCAGGTCCCCTGTGGTCCTGCCAATCGATGCCTATGCGCCGGGGGCGTGTGGCACTGCCGTCCCCAGTAGACGGCCGTGTCCGTGACCGCTCTAAGCGCCACCCCCCCCCGTTTCGCTGTCTTACTTCTGTTAGCTTCGTAGAACGAAAAGCCTTAAAAGAACGATTGAGAATAGCAAATCGCTGTTCTCGAATAAACTCAGCACAAAAATCTGTTGATGTGATTTTATTGCATCGTAAATAAGGTAAAACAGTTCATGCTTTAGTAAGTGAGGCACAGCTTCAAAGTTTTAAGcagcaatataaaaatacagtacagagcataaataaattacatctttTCCTTCCTAGCCAGATTCGGAAACCCTCGGCAGTAGCTATGATTTCACGAGGATGGGAGACTCGAGGTCCGTAGGGCAATGGTCTGTAAACCCACAAAATCCTGTTCCGTAAGACTCGACAGGGAGTCAGGTTAATCACACTCATATTAAATAAAGAAGATAGGTCAGACACCGATTTCCAAGTTGTGACAGGCACATGGAGAGCTTTTCTACAGTCACAGAAAAGCGTGAAAAGGTTCGTGGCTGAAGCACCCTGCCTCCCAGATCAATGGTGACATCACCTTTTGGCTCCTCGTCAGGGCTCTAACAAGTCCTAGGCACCTGTGTCCTCAAACAGATCTTGACGAAGGGGCTGGTAAGCCCTTGGGTAACGCACCATCGGAAGGATCTTGGGGCCTACCGTGTCTTTTACATTTGAATATTCAAGTATTTGAGTTCTACAAAGATAGGATACCCTCTGAATGGTTCCTACAAGGTTTCCTGTTAATCGGCAGAAacaggcttatttttttttttaagtgctgaatTTCTGATACCGAATTTAATGACATAACTTAGCGTCACATTTTAGGGTTCCTTGGtgatcattttacttttttttttttttaccctactAGGACTTTGAGGTTGAAATGTTTAAATACTGAAGGAGTTCACAGAAAACTTTATAGTCTTGGGACCACTGACTAGAAATTCAAGAGGGTCTTCACATATTCTTTACCATTGCTGCCCGCTTTTCCAGCAGGAGAATGGGTTGGTCTGAAAGCTCACATCTGTATTTGGAAAGTTAAAACGGGTCACTTTTTGGCCTACGTCCATATGCATTTTGTGGGGCGCAGCGGAATTGGGGAATGCCTCGTCAAGCAGATTTACGTGAGCTCGGTTGGGAATACGCTCACATTGGTGCCACCAGGAACCCTGAGAAAGAGGAGTGGACGTACTGGGAGGAGTACAGCCCGTTCGATCCCGTGTTGGGCAGCTGGAGCCACACCTGGTCGTTCTCCGTGAGCTCGAGCACGGCGCTCCCCGAAGCCTGATCCAGGTAGCCCTTGGTGTATTCGTCGTAGGTGTACATCACAGGGGTGCCGTTCTTATAGAGGCCCACCCAAACGTGGGTGCTTTTCACATGCACGTGGTAGGAGAAATAGTATGTTCCTGGGATCTGGCAGGTGAAGATTCCAGTTCTTGGGTCATAATGCTGTTGCTTGTTATACAAGATCTTATCAAATGGGATGGGAATACCCACGGCCGGGTAAGCTTTGGAGAGGATGACAGTGAACGCAGACATCGGCATTCCTGTTACTCCCTGGTGGGCGCTAACGAAAGGCTGTTGGCCTGCCTTTATGAAGCCCTCAGACGAGGCCGCTTGgcccggggggcccggggggcctGGGGGACCTGGGAGGCCAGGCTCTCCAGCGTGGCCTCTCGGACCCGGaggccctggtggcccagtgggaCCATTAAGCCCCTTAGTTGCCACGCCAGCTGGGCCAGGGGGACCTGGAATTCCTGGATCCCCTTTAGATCCAGGGAATCCGGGAATGCCTGGCGGCCCAATGGGGCCTCTGGTTCCTGGGATTCCAGGAGCACCTCTTGGACCAGTCTCACCATTGTGTCCAGGCGTTCCCTTAGCGCCTGCCGGGCCCACGGGGCCTGGAAGACCAGGAGACCCTCTGAGTCCAGCATCACCTTTAGGGCCCGGTAACCCTGAGTTTCCCTTAGGACCACTGCTGCCTGGTTCTCCGGGGTACCCCGGTTTTCCATCTAACCCAGAGGAAcccctttctccctttgccccagggTGTCCTGCAGGCCCCACTGGCCCCATCTCACCTTTAGGGCCTGGAATCCCTTGGTTGCCTGGGATGCCTTTTGGTCCTTGGGGTCCCATATTTCCGGGAGGTCCAGTCAGACCTGGTTCCCCGGGATGACCTGCCGGGCCTTGTTCCCCTTTAGCACCTGGACTTCCTGGAAGGCCAATGGGTCCTCTTTGTCCCTTTAGGCCTGGCAACCCCGGTTTCCCGaagccaggagcccctggggaCCCAGCTATTCCGGGAGCGCCAGGGTGACCTTTTGTCCCAGGAATCCCTGGctggcctggggctcctggggctcctggcttcCCAGTGCCTTCTGGTCCTCGTTCCCCGGGAGGACCTTGGGGGCCTGGTGGGCCAGctgctcccctctctcctggAAAGCCCCGATCACCTTTGATGCCTGGCTGTCCTGGAAAGCCAGTTTCACCTCTTTTTCCCACTCCAGGTGGGCCCGGGGGTCCCAGGGGACCCTGAGGGCCAGGAGGGCCTCTCTCACCTGGGCGTCCAGGAGCGCCATATCCTGTTTCCCCTTTCTGTCCATGCACACCAGGGACTCCTGGTGCCCCCTTTTCTCCTGGAAagcccctgggtcctggggctcCCATAGGTCCCTGTTGTCCAGGTTTTCCTGGAATAGTAATTCCAGCTGGGCCGGGGCTTCCGGGTGGCCCTGGTGGGCCCCGTGGTCCCGGTAAACCAGCTGGTCCAATATCTCCTTTTGGTCCAGATGGTCCTTTTGACCCTGGTTTTCCTGGCAGTCCTGGCAAACCTGGCTTCCCAGTGGCCGATGGTCCCGGTGGGCCAGGCAACCCCGGCTCTCCTTGGGGTCCAGGACTTCCGTGGCCTGGTTTTCCTGGTGGTCCTGATGGCCCTGGGTGCCCTCGAGGTCCAGCGGGGCCTTGTGGACCAGGAATACCTTGCTCTCCTCTTACTGATACACCTAAAAGACATCcccgatagagagagagagagagagggagagagagacgaTTAGTAATGACATCACACCATCAACCAGTCCATTTTGGCACACTAGTCTGAAATGGTTTCAGATCATACATTTTAGCGTATTTAAAAACACTGCCAGCGGGGATGGTGTCAAAAGACCACGGCTACCGTGATACTTGCTTTACATTCTATTATCCATGAAAATAAACCAGGCTTGAAGAATTCATCTAGAATAGTGGTACAGTGGAGGTATTTACCCCATTCATATTTGGAAAATCATCTACCttgagaggaaaggggaaaaaggtaTATGAcaggaaaggaacaaaaagacaaatgcagaataaatgggaagacatttAAGAACTATAGTATTTTTCTCTCAAAAGCTGTCCTATAAGACCTCAGTGAGGGATGCAGTTGATTCTAACGCACATCTTCCCCAGCCCTGCCGAACGCAGTGTAGACTGAGGCTGATTTTTTTCACCCTCAGGACATGCCATGAGCTCCTACGTTCTCCTGCAAGTGACTTAACATTGAAACAGAGAGCGGGTTAGAAGCAATGGGCAAGGTATATAAAATAGTATTGAAACGCTTATCTAAAGCCATCTTTGGTTAACACACATAGGTACTGTTGATTTCAGAGAGCTGTGGgttcatgtgtttttttgtttttggggggggggttgtggtttaatattttattgaggggtgagaggcagggagaggtggggggcagcTACAGCGGCCCCAGCCCCACCAGGGGGAAcagacctccccaccccccgcccccctgtgGGTTCATTTGAACCAAATACTTCTACTGATGTTATGTATTCAGTTCAGAAATCACTTATTTGCTGCCTGTGATATAAAAGGACTCTTGGGCACAAGTGTGGGGATGCACAAGACCCATCTTAGAGGAGCTTCAGTCTCAAAGGGAGTAACACAAGGGTCTGTGCATTAAGAAGTGTCCAGTGTCTTGGTTGTAGTCAAAGGCGGGATTTACCGGAACACTCTGGTATTAGGATGTATAATTGAGGGAATATTACCATGTCAGTCTTCAGGCAGCAATCATCATAAGCATCTCTTAGAAGGTACTTTCTTTCTCAGAGAAATTCTTTAATTGCTAGCAAAAATGGTAATAATTGTGATTTAAATGTCTGTTTGCAGAATTCATATTAAAACCATGCTCTATTTAATAGATTTCAGGAAGATAGATGAAATCCCTGCGTATCCTACTTAGGTTTTGTTGGAAAATGGTTCTCCGTTACAGTAGTTTTAGCAAATGGCCTAAGTATTGAATGATTTGGTCAAAACCCTGAAAATGACTTATGGCTATGACTTGAGCCACATCTTTTTTGTACAAAAGTGATTAGTGTATTTAAAATTTGTCCAAATCTTTAATGGCTTTAGAAATCAGAATGAATTCTAAATGAATCAGAATGAATTCTAATTCTATTGGaattaatattaaatgaatgGTAAATTGCCTTTGAGAACATATGCTTATGGGTATAGTTCACAGTTACTATTAATTGTTGgtacattattatatttaaaaaatctttcaggtTAACTGGCATGTAAGGAGTAGTCAGCCAACAGTAGTTGCTAATATTATTCTGTTGGGTAGAGATATTCctgatatttaaaatacatttggtgacaaatgaaatataaaatacacaggaGAATCATTAATAGATATGCTAAAATAGGAAAATCATTTTagactgaatatttgtatttt
This region includes:
- the COL10A1 gene encoding collagen alpha-1(X) chain, giving the protein MLPQTALLLLMSLNLVHGEFYAERYQTPTGIKGPPPPNTKTQFFIPYAIKSKGVSVRGEQGIPGPQGPAGPRGHPGPSGPPGKPGHGSPGPQGEPGLPGPPGPSATGKPGLPGLPGKPGSKGPSGPKGDIGPAGLPGPRGPPGPPGSPGPAGITIPGKPGQQGPMGAPGPRGFPGEKGAPGVPGVHGQKGETGYGAPGRPGERGPPGPQGPLGPPGPPGVGKRGETGFPGQPGIKGDRGFPGERGAAGPPGPQGPPGERGPEGTGKPGAPGAPGQPGIPGTKGHPGAPGIAGSPGAPGFGKPGLPGLKGQRGPIGLPGSPGAKGEQGPAGHPGEPGLTGPPGNMGPQGPKGIPGNQGIPGPKGEMGPVGPAGHPGAKGERGSSGLDGKPGYPGEPGSSGPKGNSGLPGPKGDAGLRGSPGLPGPVGPAGAKGTPGHNGETGPRGAPGIPGTRGPIGPPGIPGFPGSKGDPGIPGPPGPAGVATKGLNGPTGPPGPPGPRGHAGEPGLPGPPGPPGPPGQAASSEGFIKAGQQPFVSAHQGVTGMPMSAFTVILSKAYPAVGIPIPFDKILYNKQQHYDPRTGIFTCQIPGTYYFSYHVHVKSTHVWVGLYKNGTPVMYTYDEYTKGYLDQASGSAVLELTENDQVWLQLPNTGSNGLYSSQYVHSSFSGFLVAPM